Proteins from a single region of Labedella gwakjiensis:
- a CDS encoding GNAT family N-acetyltransferase: MAERVELDEAIIPASLEGPGAEDFREMVEVRNAIEAEAIGSDEFSPTAEELLPAWRNTVDEPKRLLLARTDGRIVGRGVIELPVETGSPTAFVSVEVLPDYRDAGIGTALLERLERWAAEADRTVLKAFVAHGPFRGGPELRPPTGFGAVAANAPEVRFATARGYRLEQIERMSRLDVGETAPLLVSARDDASRRAEGYSLHTAAGPVPESWLNDMVDLQQRMSTDAPVAGMDLDEEIWDAARVRRMERDRQDGGRLGLTTVARHDASGRLVAFTELLVPADRRRPVVQESTLVVREHRGRRLGMLVKAANLIALRDVSPASRVVTTFNAEENRPMLDVNEALGFRPVGAEGGWRKDLRATALTP; encoded by the coding sequence ATGGCCGAGAGGGTCGAACTGGACGAGGCGATCATCCCGGCGTCTCTCGAGGGACCGGGTGCCGAGGACTTCCGCGAGATGGTCGAGGTGCGCAACGCGATAGAGGCCGAGGCCATCGGCTCCGACGAGTTCTCGCCGACGGCCGAAGAGCTGCTCCCGGCATGGCGGAACACGGTCGACGAGCCCAAGCGACTCCTCCTCGCTCGAACGGACGGGAGGATCGTCGGCCGAGGAGTCATCGAGCTTCCCGTCGAGACCGGCTCCCCCACCGCCTTCGTCTCCGTGGAGGTCTTGCCCGACTATCGCGACGCCGGCATCGGCACAGCCCTTCTCGAGCGACTCGAAAGATGGGCGGCCGAGGCCGACCGGACCGTTCTGAAGGCGTTCGTCGCCCACGGACCGTTCCGCGGCGGGCCGGAGCTCCGGCCGCCGACGGGTTTCGGCGCTGTTGCCGCGAACGCGCCGGAGGTCCGCTTCGCGACGGCACGGGGATACCGGCTCGAGCAGATCGAGCGGATGTCCCGACTCGACGTCGGCGAGACCGCGCCTCTGCTCGTCTCAGCGAGGGACGACGCCTCTCGTCGGGCCGAGGGTTACTCCCTGCACACCGCGGCGGGGCCCGTCCCCGAGTCCTGGCTGAACGACATGGTCGACCTCCAGCAGCGGATGTCGACAGATGCTCCGGTCGCCGGAATGGATCTCGACGAGGAGATCTGGGATGCCGCTCGAGTCCGGCGGATGGAGAGGGACCGTCAGGACGGTGGCCGCCTCGGCCTGACGACCGTCGCTCGGCACGACGCCAGCGGGCGACTCGTCGCGTTCACGGAGCTGCTCGTCCCCGCCGATCGCCGCCGACCCGTCGTCCAGGAGTCGACGCTCGTCGTTCGAGAACACCGCGGACGTCGCCTCGGCATGCTCGTGAAGGCGGCGAACCTCATCGCCCTGCGTGACGTCTCACCCGCATCGCGCGTCGTGACCACCTTCAACGCCGAAGAGAATCGGCCGATGCTCGACGTCAACGAAGCCCTCGGTTTCCGCCCCGTCGGCGCCGAGGGTGGGTGGCGGAAGGATCTCCGCGCCACCGCCCTCACCCCGTGA
- the mutM gene encoding bifunctional DNA-formamidopyrimidine glycosylase/DNA-(apurinic or apyrimidinic site) lyase, with protein MPELPEVEVVRSGLEAAVTGAAVTGVDVLDRRSLRRHLGTVFEEDLAGRTITAAVRRGKFLWFPLDDGRALTAHLGMSGQMLLRRPGETDRFTRVALSLENPDHGELVVNFADQRIFGGLAIDPLVITADARPAGHAGEGTAEPLIPERVAHIARDALDPFLDHERVAARIRASRSGVKRLLLDQTVISGIGNIYADEALWAAMTAPEQPGASLDDDDVERILEEVRSVLRKALVEGGTSFDAQYVNVNGQAGYFAHSLNAYGRQGKPCARCGTSIVRVAFANRSSHYCPVCQVLTG; from the coding sequence ATGCCCGAACTCCCTGAAGTCGAAGTGGTCCGCTCCGGCCTCGAGGCCGCCGTGACAGGGGCCGCCGTGACCGGCGTCGACGTCCTCGACCGCCGTTCGCTCCGACGGCATCTCGGCACGGTCTTCGAGGAGGACCTCGCCGGGCGCACGATCACCGCGGCCGTGCGTCGCGGCAAATTCCTGTGGTTCCCCCTCGACGACGGCCGTGCCCTCACCGCTCACCTCGGGATGAGCGGGCAGATGCTGCTGCGCCGCCCGGGCGAGACGGATCGCTTCACACGCGTCGCCCTGTCGCTCGAGAACCCCGACCACGGCGAGCTGGTCGTGAACTTCGCGGATCAACGCATCTTCGGGGGGCTCGCGATCGATCCCCTCGTGATCACCGCGGACGCACGGCCCGCCGGGCACGCGGGCGAGGGCACGGCCGAGCCGCTCATCCCCGAGCGGGTCGCCCACATCGCCCGCGACGCTCTCGACCCGTTCCTCGATCACGAGCGCGTGGCTGCGCGTATCAGGGCGAGCCGAAGCGGAGTGAAGCGGCTGCTCCTCGATCAGACCGTGATCAGCGGGATCGGCAACATCTACGCCGACGAGGCCCTGTGGGCCGCGATGACGGCACCGGAACAACCCGGCGCATCGCTCGACGACGACGACGTGGAGCGGATCCTCGAGGAGGTTCGCTCGGTGCTCCGGAAGGCGCTCGTCGAGGGTGGGACGAGTTTCGACGCGCAATACGTCAACGTCAATGGACAGGCCGGCTACTTCGCCCACAGCCTGAACGCCTACGGGCGTCAGGGCAAGCCCTGTGCGCGCTGCGGTACGAGCATCGTCCGCGTCGCCTTCGCGAACCGCTCGAGCCACTACTGCCCGGTCTGCCAGGTCCTCACGGGGTGA
- the rnc gene encoding ribonuclease III, with protein MSHDEHDSLIVALGVPISPELLELALTHRSFAYEHGGVPHNERLEFLGDSVLGLAVTEKLYRDNPDLPEGSLAKMRASVVSTVALAVVARRIGLGEHIRLGRGEELTGGRDKSSILADTTEALFGAVFLDSGPEVAKDLVLRLVSPLIGEIDRFGATMDPKTSLQEAAAALGGPAPTYTVSASGPDHSRTFVARVSVGTLVTAEGTGTSKKHAEMAAALSAWTELDARSSR; from the coding sequence ATGAGCCACGATGAGCATGATTCGCTCATCGTGGCTCTTGGCGTGCCCATCAGTCCCGAACTGCTCGAGCTCGCGCTGACCCATCGCTCGTTCGCCTACGAGCACGGCGGCGTCCCTCACAACGAGCGGCTCGAGTTCCTCGGCGACTCCGTGCTCGGCCTCGCCGTGACGGAGAAGCTCTACCGCGACAACCCGGATCTGCCGGAAGGGTCCCTCGCCAAGATGCGCGCGAGCGTCGTCTCGACGGTCGCACTCGCTGTCGTCGCACGCCGGATCGGGCTCGGCGAGCACATCCGGCTCGGTCGCGGCGAGGAACTCACCGGAGGCCGCGACAAGTCCTCGATCCTCGCGGACACGACGGAAGCGCTGTTCGGCGCCGTCTTCCTCGACAGTGGACCCGAGGTCGCGAAGGACCTCGTGCTGCGCCTCGTCTCACCGCTCATCGGCGAGATCGACCGATTCGGGGCCACCATGGACCCCAAGACGAGCCTGCAGGAAGCCGCAGCTGCCCTCGGCGGACCTGCCCCGACCTACACGGTCTCCGCTTCTGGACCCGACCACTCGCGGACCTTCGTCGCGCGGGTGTCCGTCGGCACGCTCGTGACGGCGGAGGGTACCGGGACGAGCAAGAAGCACGCGGAGATGGCGGCCGCGCTCTCCGCATGGACCGAGCTCGACGCCCGGTCCTCTCGGTGA
- the rpmF gene encoding 50S ribosomal protein L32, translated as MAVPKRKQSRANTHARRSQWKAEVPTLVKTVENGKVTYSLPHRAKVVEDSAGTPLFLEYKGRKVADV; from the coding sequence ATGGCTGTTCCGAAGCGGAAACAATCCCGTGCCAACACGCACGCTCGTCGTTCGCAGTGGAAGGCTGAGGTCCCCACGCTCGTGAAGACGGTCGAGAACGGCAAGGTCACGTACAGCCTGCCGCACCGTGCCAAGGTCGTCGAGGACTCCGCGGGCACCCCGCTCTTCCTCGAGTACAAGGGCCGCAAGGTCGCCGACGTCTGA
- a CDS encoding YceD family protein, with product MREHSYDFPVPDQLGEGLVAVKEGTQLHAEIRLESVHEGILVTAEIDTTADGECGRCLREMSQPVEVEFQELFAYSGSEASEYEVLNDHVDLEPLVRDAVVLSLPFQPVCTPDCPGLDPETGERMESRPDPESREASDPRWAALAEFAPRPGAAGSGTEDKEEG from the coding sequence ATGCGCGAGCACTCCTACGATTTCCCCGTCCCCGATCAGCTGGGAGAGGGGCTCGTCGCCGTCAAGGAGGGCACACAGCTGCACGCGGAGATCCGGCTGGAGTCGGTGCACGAGGGCATCCTCGTGACCGCGGAGATCGACACGACGGCCGATGGTGAGTGCGGTCGGTGCCTTCGTGAGATGTCCCAGCCTGTCGAAGTCGAGTTTCAGGAGCTTTTCGCGTACTCTGGATCGGAAGCGTCTGAGTACGAGGTTCTCAACGACCACGTCGATCTTGAACCTCTCGTCAGAGATGCAGTGGTTTTGTCACTGCCGTTTCAACCGGTATGCACTCCCGATTGCCCCGGTCTCGACCCCGAGACCGGCGAGCGAATGGAGAGTCGGCCGGACCCGGAATCCCGTGAAGCCTCCGATCCTCGGTGGGCTGCGCTCGCGGAGTTCGCCCCCAGACCAGGTGCCGCAGGATCGGGCACGGAAGACAAAGAAGAAGGTTGA
- a CDS encoding transglutaminaseTgpA domain-containing protein produces MTAADPSVAPVDDAQPRGRQWTTVLAIGALLATSLLPLGAVIQGMDWWLTAIGAIAAVLVPAGIVRSVGGRSWVGTLVGGGVWLLGLVIVYAPGSAILGVIPTPETISAFRDLAVEAGRSLYVQSVPVEPITALQFLLAVGLGAIAVLADVVGMSLRSPALTGVLAIGMLVPPSIFTGSIDLVAYAIVAVVFLVVLRFDGRRPAVAAGSSSARSAALMVGAAAVAVTVVAATLVPTFSTRSLIEPDGESAFGSGVSELADLGRDLQRPGNTPHLQYQTTSTSAQYLRLLTLDRFEGTQWTSSGEHATAAQADGERLTVPGLDGEIAREEATANVEITGLVGDLLPVPFPSVAVDGLSGQWQWDTEGLTLSSPTATVEDQEYSVTSLVIEPTADQLRNAPAEYPDDVTPFLDLPDEVPDTLQSVFDEVTAGTANGYDAAYAIQQFFRTEFRYSVSTPVQDGYDGDGFDAIADFLEERSGYCVHFASAMAILTRMAGIPSRVSLGYLPGDRVGSDDDGFVAYRVGSDDLHAWPELYFAGVGWVPFEPTPGRGVVPSYALQTSEAPDEDDVPDGSATRTPSATPTPSASTDPDASSAGSARDVSAAQTTAVGSVLLVLVLLLVLSPGAIRLMRRRRRWAAATIGSTVLPVWDDLVDSVADLGYPLGEADSERDLASRLEGILRDDVTAREALGRLLASTEAERYAGPGARTDEGMIVARRDDAVRVVGALGQVASRSRRARAAIAPASVLSPMLGARARPVQAHRDT; encoded by the coding sequence ATGACCGCCGCCGATCCGAGTGTCGCGCCGGTCGACGACGCGCAGCCGCGCGGGCGTCAGTGGACGACGGTGCTCGCGATCGGCGCCCTTCTCGCGACGTCGCTCCTTCCGCTCGGCGCCGTGATCCAAGGGATGGATTGGTGGCTGACGGCCATCGGAGCCATCGCCGCCGTCCTCGTCCCGGCAGGAATCGTCAGGTCCGTCGGTGGTCGTTCCTGGGTCGGGACGCTCGTGGGCGGGGGAGTCTGGCTCCTCGGCCTGGTCATCGTCTACGCCCCCGGGTCCGCCATCCTCGGCGTCATCCCCACACCGGAGACGATCTCGGCCTTCCGTGATCTCGCCGTCGAGGCGGGCCGATCACTGTATGTCCAGAGCGTGCCCGTCGAGCCCATCACCGCCCTGCAGTTCCTTCTCGCAGTCGGACTCGGCGCGATCGCCGTCCTCGCCGACGTGGTCGGAATGTCGCTCCGCTCGCCCGCACTCACGGGTGTCCTCGCAATCGGGATGCTCGTCCCGCCGTCCATCTTCACCGGCAGTATCGACCTCGTCGCGTACGCGATCGTGGCCGTGGTCTTCCTCGTCGTGCTCCGATTCGACGGCCGCCGACCCGCGGTGGCGGCGGGTTCCAGCTCCGCCCGGTCGGCCGCCCTCATGGTGGGTGCCGCGGCTGTCGCCGTGACGGTGGTCGCCGCGACCCTCGTGCCCACCTTCTCCACCCGCAGCCTCATCGAGCCGGACGGCGAATCGGCCTTCGGTTCCGGAGTGAGCGAGCTCGCCGATCTCGGACGGGACCTCCAGAGGCCGGGGAACACACCGCACCTCCAGTACCAGACCACGTCGACCTCCGCCCAATACCTTCGGCTGCTCACGCTCGATCGGTTCGAGGGCACGCAGTGGACCTCGAGCGGTGAACACGCCACGGCGGCGCAGGCCGACGGAGAGCGCCTGACGGTGCCCGGCCTCGACGGCGAAATCGCGAGGGAGGAGGCCACGGCGAACGTCGAGATCACCGGCCTCGTCGGCGATCTCCTCCCCGTGCCCTTCCCGTCCGTCGCCGTCGACGGGCTGTCGGGCCAGTGGCAGTGGGACACGGAGGGGCTGACGCTGTCGAGCCCGACCGCGACGGTCGAGGACCAGGAGTACTCGGTGACCTCCCTGGTCATCGAGCCGACGGCCGATCAGCTGCGGAACGCTCCAGCGGAGTACCCGGACGACGTGACGCCGTTCCTCGATCTTCCCGACGAGGTCCCGGACACGCTCCAGTCGGTGTTCGACGAGGTGACGGCCGGGACCGCGAACGGCTACGACGCCGCCTACGCGATCCAGCAGTTCTTCCGGACCGAGTTCCGCTATTCGGTGTCGACACCGGTGCAGGACGGCTACGACGGCGACGGTTTCGACGCAATCGCCGACTTCCTCGAGGAGCGCAGCGGCTACTGCGTGCATTTCGCCTCAGCCATGGCCATCCTGACCCGCATGGCCGGGATCCCCTCACGCGTCTCCCTCGGCTACCTGCCGGGCGATCGCGTCGGTTCGGACGACGACGGTTTCGTCGCCTACCGTGTGGGAAGCGACGACCTGCACGCATGGCCGGAGCTGTACTTCGCCGGGGTGGGGTGGGTGCCCTTCGAGCCGACCCCCGGTCGTGGCGTCGTCCCGTCGTATGCGCTCCAGACGAGCGAGGCTCCCGACGAGGACGACGTGCCGGATGGGTCCGCGACGAGGACGCCGTCGGCGACACCCACTCCGTCCGCATCGACAGATCCCGATGCCTCGTCTGCCGGGAGTGCGCGCGACGTCTCGGCTGCGCAGACGACGGCTGTCGGTTCGGTGCTGCTCGTCCTCGTACTCCTCCTGGTCCTCTCACCCGGTGCCATCCGTCTCATGCGGCGCCGTCGGCGATGGGCGGCGGCGACGATCGGATCCACCGTGCTCCCCGTCTGGGACGATCTGGTGGATTCGGTCGCCGACCTCGGCTACCCGCTCGGCGAGGCCGATTCAGAGCGCGACCTCGCCTCGCGACTCGAGGGGATCCTCCGGGACGACGTGACGGCACGGGAGGCCCTCGGCCGTCTCCTCGCCTCGACCGAGGCGGAGCGGTACGCGGGACCGGGGGCCAGGACGGATGAGGGGATGATCGTCGCGCGTCGAGACGACGCCGTGAGAGTCGTCGGGGCACTCGGACAGGTGGCCTCCCGCTCTCGGCGTGCGCGGGCGGCGATCGCCCCCGCCTCGGTGCTGAGCCCCATGCTGGGCGCCCGTGCACGACCGGTCCAGGCCCATCGGGACACCTAG
- a CDS encoding DUF58 domain-containing protein, translating into MPVRRWFRRRPPFRPTRRGWAVAVVAVVVLIAAAVFDRREGFIVAVFLLTLLIVSTVFVVARRAGLVVSRRLSSDILSVGEDAAVVLDVRTDTWDSSISRWRDVVPESFGRPPMGDAHVLTSASVGGSVRATYRVRPRRRGEFVLGPLVVTREDPFGLVSAERSSTGRSDVVVTPRVFPLVPSELIQASGEGARHEHRMSSHPRVDELIAREYRAGDPMRRIHWRATARRGELMVRQEEQEVDPAVILVLDTGERVDGPRIDPGMFEHMVEMAASIAVHTLAAGFRLTLVESVPRDTDAARRFEPSQSADVLKRLAVVAPIRPDDDTPDIAVVTRDVLDRAGAPVPVVAVLGDGGVTTTRRLGPLARLADPAIAFLPTVDGGAAVLRGAGWVTGALDPERAVPEIWNDTVLLDSAVGGPR; encoded by the coding sequence ATGCCCGTGCGCCGGTGGTTCCGACGACGGCCGCCCTTCCGACCCACTCGCAGGGGCTGGGCCGTCGCCGTCGTCGCCGTCGTCGTCCTGATCGCCGCGGCCGTCTTCGATCGTCGCGAGGGTTTCATCGTCGCCGTCTTTCTCCTGACCCTGCTCATCGTGAGCACCGTGTTCGTCGTCGCCCGTCGAGCGGGACTGGTCGTCTCCCGACGACTGTCCTCCGACATCCTCTCGGTGGGTGAGGACGCCGCTGTGGTCCTCGACGTCCGGACAGACACGTGGGATTCATCGATCAGTCGGTGGAGGGACGTCGTGCCGGAGTCGTTCGGCCGGCCGCCGATGGGGGACGCCCACGTCCTCACATCGGCGAGTGTCGGCGGTTCGGTCCGCGCCACCTACCGGGTGCGTCCTCGACGGCGCGGCGAATTCGTGCTCGGCCCGCTCGTCGTCACCAGGGAGGATCCCTTCGGTCTCGTGTCCGCGGAGAGGTCGTCGACGGGACGCAGTGATGTCGTGGTCACACCACGCGTCTTCCCGCTCGTCCCGTCCGAGCTGATCCAGGCGAGCGGAGAGGGTGCCCGCCACGAACACCGGATGTCGAGCCATCCCCGCGTCGACGAACTCATCGCACGCGAATACCGCGCCGGCGACCCCATGCGACGCATCCACTGGCGTGCGACGGCGCGTCGCGGCGAGTTGATGGTGCGGCAAGAGGAGCAGGAGGTCGACCCCGCCGTCATCCTCGTCCTGGACACCGGGGAGCGCGTCGACGGTCCGCGGATCGATCCCGGGATGTTCGAACACATGGTCGAGATGGCCGCGTCGATCGCCGTGCACACGCTCGCGGCGGGTTTCAGACTGACCCTCGTCGAGTCCGTGCCGCGCGACACCGACGCGGCACGGAGGTTCGAACCCTCGCAGTCCGCCGACGTCTTGAAGCGGCTCGCCGTGGTCGCGCCGATTCGCCCGGACGACGATACTCCCGACATCGCCGTCGTCACGCGCGACGTCCTCGATCGGGCGGGTGCACCGGTGCCCGTCGTCGCGGTCCTGGGTGACGGCGGTGTGACGACGACCCGTCGTCTCGGCCCGCTCGCCCGTCTGGCCGATCCCGCGATCGCCTTCCTCCCCACGGTAGACGGGGGAGCAGCGGTCCTGCGAGGCGCCGGATGGGTCACGGGCGCCCTCGATCCGGAGCGAGCGGTCCCGGAGATCTGGAACGACACGGTCCTGTTGGATTCTGCTGTCGGGGGCCCACGATGA
- a CDS encoding AAA family ATPase produces MTDTTAQRSDRRGEESGDLTFDEAHDLTRRIIANVESVISGKTDAVRMALTVVLAGGHLLLEDVPGVGKTMLARTLGTSVGSKVNRIQFTPDLLPSDVTGVSVYNQVERRFEFSPGPIFANIVIGDEINRASPKTQSALLESMEERQVTVDGTTYPLARPFTVVATQNPIEMEGTYALPEAQRDRFMARISMGYPSADAEVAILTRRETSNPLDAIGPVVTNDQLVRVIETVTATYVSPAVTHYAVALARATRAHPDLRLGASPRSTLQLVRAARALAVIEGYEFVLPDHVDRLVVPVLGHRLVATNKALGHTGDSDAFLSALLDDIVAATPVPSVVPRT; encoded by the coding sequence ATGACCGACACCACGGCGCAGCGGTCCGATCGGCGAGGCGAGGAGTCAGGAGACCTCACGTTCGACGAGGCGCACGACCTCACTCGACGCATCATCGCGAACGTCGAGAGCGTGATCTCCGGGAAGACGGACGCGGTCCGGATGGCGCTCACCGTCGTGCTCGCCGGGGGCCACCTCCTCCTCGAGGACGTCCCTGGCGTGGGCAAGACGATGCTCGCGCGCACGCTCGGGACATCGGTCGGCTCGAAGGTCAACCGCATCCAGTTCACCCCCGATCTGCTTCCGTCGGACGTCACGGGCGTGTCCGTCTACAACCAGGTCGAGCGCCGGTTCGAGTTCTCGCCCGGACCGATCTTCGCGAACATCGTCATCGGAGACGAGATCAACAGGGCGTCCCCGAAAACGCAGTCCGCGCTCCTCGAGAGCATGGAGGAACGCCAGGTCACGGTCGACGGAACCACCTATCCTCTCGCCCGTCCGTTCACCGTCGTCGCCACACAGAACCCGATCGAGATGGAGGGCACCTACGCGCTGCCCGAGGCCCAGCGCGATCGTTTCATGGCGCGGATCTCGATGGGGTACCCGTCGGCCGATGCCGAGGTGGCCATCCTGACGCGCCGCGAGACCTCGAACCCCCTCGACGCCATCGGCCCGGTCGTCACGAATGATCAGCTCGTCCGCGTGATCGAGACGGTCACGGCGACATACGTGTCCCCGGCCGTCACGCACTACGCGGTCGCGCTCGCGCGGGCGACGCGCGCCCATCCAGACCTCCGTCTCGGGGCGAGTCCGCGGTCCACGCTGCAGCTCGTGCGGGCAGCCAGGGCCCTCGCGGTGATCGAGGGCTACGAGTTCGTCCTGCCCGATCATGTCGACCGACTCGTCGTCCCCGTTCTGGGTCACCGCCTGGTGGCCACCAACAAGGCTCTGGGGCACACGGGGGACAGCGACGCCTTCCTGTCGGCCCTCCTCGACGACATCGTCGCGGCGACGCCCGTTCCCTCCGTCGTCCCCCGGACCTGA
- the coaD gene encoding pantetheine-phosphate adenylyltransferase, translating to MVHRIAVIPGSFDPVTLGHLDVIERAAGLWDEVHVVVVHNPGKEAMLPINERVSLLERSIADAGFDGHIVVASWSMGLLVDYCTDVGAHVLVKGIRSQVDVAYETPMAIVNRKLAGVETVFLLPDPAHGHVSSSLVRQVAALGGDVSPYVPHAVAERIQRA from the coding sequence ATGGTTCACCGGATCGCCGTGATTCCCGGCTCCTTCGACCCCGTCACCCTCGGCCATCTCGATGTCATCGAGCGTGCGGCGGGTCTCTGGGACGAGGTCCACGTCGTCGTCGTGCACAATCCCGGCAAGGAGGCGATGCTTCCGATCAACGAGCGGGTGTCTCTCCTCGAACGGTCGATCGCCGACGCGGGATTCGACGGACATATCGTCGTCGCCTCGTGGAGCATGGGACTGCTCGTCGACTACTGCACCGACGTCGGAGCGCATGTCCTCGTCAAGGGCATCCGTTCGCAGGTCGACGTCGCCTACGAGACGCCCATGGCGATCGTCAACCGCAAGCTCGCCGGAGTCGAGACGGTCTTCCTCCTCCCGGACCCGGCCCACGGCCACGTCTCCAGTTCACTCGTCCGGCAGGTCGCAGCACTCGGGGGCGACGTCTCACCCTATGTGCCGCACGCTGTCGCCGAGAGGATCCAGCGCGCATGA
- a CDS encoding ATP-dependent DNA helicase RecG: MTALGLDDRLDRVLGAKTAGVFERGFGFRSVGDLLAHYPRRYARRGDLTVLSELPMDENVTIVAQVVEVNERPMRARRGSLLEVLISDGNGALTLTFFNQSWRANELKPGRAGVFAGKISSYKGHNQLAHPTYELFEPDAPTGISPKVWAETPLPIYPATAAVTSWVIQKSIALVLDGLGAIDDPVPADVAVEERILGFRDALERIHRPADDPDWKRARETLRFHEAFVLQAGLLQRRLSERAEHATERAAAPGGLLERLDAALPFELTDDQRHVGQEIADELASGIPMNRLVQGEVGSGKTLVALRAMLAVAESGGQSALLAPTEVLAAQHLRSIVASLGPDLAAELAPVLLTGQLSTAERRRALLRIVSGQARIVVGTHALLSSGVEFYDLGLVVVDEQHRFGVEQREALRRKGAVPPHVLVLTATPIPRTVAMTVFGDLDVSALRQLPSGRQPIESFVVPLAEKPLWIRRAWERLSEELEAGRQAFVVCPAIEPGEQIASDDGSDAPPDDDENTRPPLSTVSGVLAELRAHPALAGRVIEPLHGRMASDEKDRVMRGFADARIDVLVATTVIEVGVDVPGASMMVVLDADRFGVSQLHQLRGRVGRGGLPGLCLLVTSAPEETIARDRVEAVAATLDGFELAQVDLELRREGDVLGSAQSGGRSQLKLLRVVSDSDVIERARGFALEVLRTDPDLSAQPALRAALDRRLDEQTRAALAKN; this comes from the coding sequence ATGACGGCTCTCGGACTCGATGATCGACTCGATCGTGTTCTCGGGGCCAAGACCGCCGGCGTGTTCGAGCGTGGCTTCGGGTTCCGCTCCGTCGGCGATCTCCTGGCCCACTACCCTCGTCGGTATGCACGGCGCGGCGATCTCACCGTGCTGTCCGAACTGCCGATGGACGAGAACGTCACGATCGTCGCGCAGGTCGTGGAGGTCAACGAGCGTCCCATGCGCGCCCGACGCGGCTCCCTTCTCGAGGTCCTCATCTCGGACGGCAACGGCGCTCTCACACTCACGTTCTTCAACCAGTCATGGCGTGCCAACGAGCTGAAACCCGGACGCGCCGGTGTATTCGCCGGCAAGATCAGCTCGTACAAGGGGCACAACCAGCTGGCTCATCCCACGTACGAACTGTTCGAGCCCGACGCCCCGACCGGGATCTCGCCGAAGGTCTGGGCAGAGACGCCGCTTCCGATCTACCCCGCGACGGCTGCGGTCACGAGCTGGGTGATCCAGAAGTCGATCGCGCTCGTCCTCGACGGACTCGGAGCGATCGACGACCCCGTCCCGGCCGACGTGGCGGTGGAGGAACGGATCCTCGGCTTCCGAGACGCGCTGGAGCGCATCCACCGGCCGGCCGACGACCCCGATTGGAAGCGTGCGAGGGAGACCCTGCGCTTCCACGAGGCCTTCGTCCTCCAGGCCGGTCTCCTTCAGCGGCGTCTCTCCGAGCGGGCCGAACACGCCACGGAACGTGCCGCCGCGCCCGGCGGGCTGCTCGAACGGCTCGACGCCGCCCTCCCGTTCGAGCTCACCGACGACCAGCGGCACGTCGGACAGGAGATCGCCGACGAGCTCGCGTCCGGCATCCCCATGAACCGCCTCGTGCAGGGCGAGGTCGGTTCAGGGAAGACCCTCGTCGCCCTCCGTGCGATGCTCGCCGTCGCGGAGTCGGGCGGTCAGTCGGCCCTCCTCGCCCCGACGGAGGTGCTCGCTGCGCAGCACCTGCGGTCGATCGTCGCGTCCCTCGGCCCCGATCTCGCGGCGGAGCTCGCTCCGGTCCTCCTCACCGGTCAGCTGTCCACGGCCGAGCGCCGCCGTGCGTTGCTGCGCATCGTGAGCGGCCAAGCGCGGATCGTCGTGGGCACGCACGCACTGCTGTCGAGCGGCGTCGAGTTCTACGACCTCGGACTGGTCGTCGTCGACGAGCAGCACCGCTTCGGTGTGGAACAGCGCGAGGCGCTCCGACGCAAGGGAGCGGTTCCGCCTCACGTCCTCGTGCTCACGGCCACGCCCATCCCGCGTACCGTCGCCATGACGGTGTTCGGAGACCTCGACGTGAGCGCACTCCGACAGCTGCCCTCCGGGCGTCAGCCGATCGAGTCCTTCGTGGTTCCGCTCGCGGAGAAGCCCCTGTGGATCCGGCGGGCATGGGAGCGGTTGTCCGAGGAGCTCGAAGCGGGGCGGCAGGCCTTCGTCGTGTGCCCGGCGATCGAACCGGGCGAACAGATCGCCTCCGACGACGGTTCGGATGCTCCTCCCGACGATGACGAGAACACGAGGCCGCCGCTCTCGACCGTGAGCGGCGTGCTCGCCGAACTCCGCGCCCATCCGGCCCTCGCCGGGCGGGTCATCGAGCCGCTCCACGGGCGGATGGCATCGGACGAGAAGGACCGGGTCATGCGCGGGTTCGCGGACGCGCGGATCGACGTGCTCGTGGCCACGACCGTCATCGAGGTCGGCGTCGACGTTCCCGGGGCGTCGATGATGGTCGTGCTCGACGCCGACAGGTTCGGCGTCTCGCAGCTGCACCAGCTGAGAGGCCGCGTCGGTCGTGGAGGTCTGCCGGGCCTGTGCCTGCTCGTCACGTCCGCTCCGGAGGAGACCATCGCGCGCGATCGTGTGGAGGCCGTCGCCGCGACGCTCGACGGATTCGAGCTCGCTCAGGTGGACCTCGAGCTCCGTCGGGAAGGCGACGTTCTGGGCAGTGCGCAGTCGGGTGGACGATCCCAGCTCAAGCTGCTGCGGGTCGTCTCCGACTCCGACGTGATCGAACGGGCCAGGGGGTTCGCCCTCGAGGTCCTGCGGACCGATCCCGATCTGTCCGCCCAGCCAGCCCTCCGCGCCGCCCTCGATCGGCGCCTCGACGAACAGACGCGCGCGGCCCTCGCGAAGAACTGA